A region from the Malus domestica chromosome 07, GDT2T_hap1 genome encodes:
- the LOC103442873 gene encoding seed lectin subunit I-like — protein MVASSISTHFVALDFLVFFLRTTFTASNSSFSFTDFDKVSNFGSYIALYGDAEVVNGRYAVQLTSSMSSSVGRAIYKKPIELYEGKPWKSVSFLTNFLFSIYNGGGDGLTFVMVPKGFNLSLFGLSLGNGKSKFKVVAVKFDALSDGNIHVGIEVGSSISAKNLDPSSGNKTQALIDYEAGLN, from the coding sequence ATGGTCGCATCTTCCATCTCCACCCACTTCGTCGCATTAGATTTCCTCGTTTTCTTCCTCAGAACCACTTTCACCGCCTCCAACTCCTCATTTTCGTTCACTGATTTCGATAAAGTTTCAAACTTTGGGTCATATATTGCTTTGTACGGAGATGCAGAGGTCGTCAATGGCAGATACGCAGTTCAACTCACCAGTTCAATGAGCTCGAGCGTCGGCCGAGCTATTTACAAGAAACCCATCGAGCTGTATGAAGGTAAGCCATGGAAATCTGTGTCTTTTTTGACgaatttcttgttttctatttACAACGGTGGTGGGGATGGATTGACATTTGTAATGGTTCCAAAGGGTTTTAATCTTAGCCTATTTGGGCTTTCTCTGGGAAATGGTAAAAGTAAATTCAAAGTTGTTGCGGTTAAATTTGATGCATTGAGTGATGGAAATATTCATGTTGGAATTGAAGTGGGTAGTTCTATTTCTGCTAAGAATTTGGATCCAAGTAGTGGGAATAAAACGCAGGCTTTGATTGATTACGAAGCGGGTTTGAATTGA
- the LOC103439477 gene encoding ras-related protein RABC2a-like encodes MKGSSPKGGSHNYDYSFKILLTGDSGVGKSSLLLSFISTFVQDLPPTIGVDFKVKQILVGGNRLKLTIWDTAGQERFGTVISSYYRGAHGIILVYDVTRRETFTNLLNIWAKEVETYSTNPECIKILVGNKVDRENERAVTREEGMALAQEHKCLFLECSAKTRENVQQCFKDLTLKMLEVPSLLDSGSVEVKRHILKQKQEDRFPCNGDCCS; translated from the exons ATGAAGGGTTCTTCACCAAAAGGAGGGAGCCACAATTATGATTACTCGTTCAAGATTTTGCTGACTGGTGATTCTGGTGTTGGAAAGAGCAGCCTTCTCCTCAGCTTCATCTCCACTTTTGTTCAAGACTTACCTCCCACCATTg GTGTGGATTTTAAGGTCAAGCAGATTTTAGTTGGTGGAAATAGATTGAAGCTTACAATCTGGGACACAG CGGGACAGGAGAGGTTTGGAACGGTAATAAGCTCTTATTACAGAGGTGCACATGGTATCATTCTTG TGTATGACGTGACAAGGCGAGAAACCTTTACAAACTTGTTGAATATCTGGGCGAAGGAAGTAGAGACGTACTCCACTAATCCCGAGTGTATCAAAATTCTAGTAGGGAATAAAGTTGACAGG GAAAACGAGAGGGCTGTAACTCGAGAAGAGGGCATGGCTCTTGCACAGGAGCATAAATGTTTGTTTCTTGAATGCAGTGCGAAAACTAGAGAAAATGTTCAACAATGCTTTAAAGATCTCACACTGAAG ATGCTGGAGGTGCCGAGTTTACTAGACAGTGGATCTGTAGAAGTGAAGAGACACATTTTAAAGCAGAAACAAGAAGATCGATTTCCTTGCAATGGTGATTGCTGTTCTTAA
- the LOC103442872 gene encoding monocopper oxidase-like protein SKU5 yields MACTGFNRRSFAWAVLIAVVLVARANAIDIFLEWHLTLDTTLKPVTRDQPVIVINGLFPGPLINATTNDFVHVNIFNDMDEPLLFTWNGIQQRLNSWQDGVSGTNCPIQPGTNWTYVFQTKDQIGSFFYFPSINFHKAAGGFGPIRVINRNVIAVPFPRPEAEFDLLIGDWFYDSYQSTRALMGTPLVAYHAIPDIILMNGKGPVGNPMSKSYESFNVTQGMTYRLRISNVGNALSFNFRIQNHQMVLVETEGSYTDQIALDSLDVHVGQSYSVLVTANQNAADYYMVASPKLVNTSEFTSLVGIGVLHYSNSVSQVSGPLPDGPDPFDLDFSVDQAKSIRWNLTAGAARPNPQGTFNVSNVTLSQTFILQSSVADLGDEPRYVVNNVSYRTPETPLKLADFYVNGTGVYQLDAFPTHYVNDDAAYGVSVVTGIHKGWIEIVFMNTLDAMDSWHLDGFGFYVVGFGNGDWSTDSRDTYNLYDPVVRSTVQVYPGGWTAVYAFLDNPGMWNLRSQLLKHWYLGQELYVRVYDADPNPAKESPPPENLLRCG; encoded by the exons ATGGCCTGTACCGGCTTTAACCGCCGCTCATTTGCGTGGGCAGTTCTGATAGCAGTAGTTCTTGTTGCTAGAGCCAATGCTATTGACATATTTCTGGAATGGCATCTTACACTTGACACCACACTCAAGCCTGTGACCCGAGATCAACCT GTTATTGTGATTAATGGATTGTTCCCAGGGCCACTTATCAACGCCACTACGAATGATTTTGTTCATGTGAACATCTTTAACGACATGGATGAACCTCTTCTCTTTACATG GAATGGCATACAGCAAAGGTTAAACTCATGGCAAGATGGAGTTTCCGGAACAAACTGCCCGATTCAACCTGGTACAAACTGGACTTATGTGTTCCAGACCAAGGATCAGATCGGCAGTTTCTTCTACTTCCCTTCCATCAATTTCCACAAGGCTGCTGGAGGATTCGGACCTATACGTGTCATCAACCGCAATGTCATTGCTGTCCCCTTCCCCAGACCAGAAGCTGAATTTGATCTCCTTATTGGCGATTGGTTTTATGACAGTTACCAG AGTACTAGGGCATTGATGGGCACTCCTCTAGTGGCATACCATGCAATCCCTGatataattttgatgaatggCAAAGGACCTGTTGGTAACCCCATGTCAAAATCCTATGAATCATTCAATGTCACACAAG GGATGACTTACAGGTTGAGAATATCAAACGTGGGGAATGCTTTGAGTTTCAATTTCAGGATTCAAAACCATCAAATGGTGCTGGTTGAAACAGAAGGATCCTACACTGATCAGATCGCGTTGGATTCTCTGGATGTGCATGTCGGCCAATCATACTCGGTTCTTGTCACAGCTAACCAAAATGCAGCTGATTATTACATGGTGGCATCTCCCAAGTTGGTCAACACGTCTGAATTTACTAGCCTTGTGGGCATTGGGGTTTTGCACTATTCCAATTCAGTCTCACAAGTTAGTGGGCCTCTGCCTGATGGACCTGACCCTTTTGATTTAGATTTCTCAGTCGATCAAGCCAAATCTATTAG GTGGAACTTGACTGCAGGAGCTGCTAGGCCTAACCCACAAGGAACCTTCAATGTGTCAAATGTGACCCTATCCCAAACCTTCATCCTCCAAAGTTCAGTAGCTGACCTTGGTGACGAACCACGTTATGTTGTCAACAATGTGTCATATAGAACACCAGAAACCCCGTTGAAACTCGCCGATTTCTATGTCAATGGCACTGGTGTGTACCAACTTGATGCTTTTCCGACTCATTATGTCAATGACGATGCTGCATATGGAGTGTCCGTCGTGACTGGAATCCACAAAGGGTGGATAGAAATTGTGTTCATGAATACTTTGGATGCCATGGATTCTTGGCATTTAGatggttttggattttatgTCGTTGG GTTTGGGAATGGAGATTGGTCAACGGATTCACGGGACACATACAACCTCTACGATCCTGTTGTGAGATCAACAGTCCAAGTGTACCCTGGAGGATGGACTGCAGTTTATGCATTCCTTGACAACCCTGGGATGTGGAACTTGAGATCTCAACTGTTAAAGCATTGGTACTTAGGGCAAGAACTCTATGTGAGAGTTTATGATGCTGACCCTAACCCTGCTAAGGAGAGCCCACCACCCGAAAACCTCCTTCGATGTGGTTAG
- the LOC114825877 gene encoding monocopper oxidase-like protein SKU5, with translation MFQFKDQIGTFSYFPSLKFQKAGGAFGPIRVNNRAVIQVPFPKPEAEFDLLIGDWYERSYKEVRSLMSTKTMAYNSTPDKILMNGKGAYLVPPTEGHESLNVTKGKTYRIRISNVGTTWSFNFRIQSHRMVLVETEGSYTNKITLDSLDVHVGQSYSVLVTADQTVSDYYMMASPKLFNATDVSKFGIGVLHYDNSTTPASGPLPTGPDPFDREFSINQAKSIRLNLTTGAARPNPQGSFNVHNVTLSQTFILHSSTAEIFGLPQFTVNNVSYLAPDTPLKLADQFLNGSGIYDLDKFSTNSSNVESVRGVFVATGTHKGWIELVFQNDLEDMDAWHLDGFGFFVVGFGAGKWKPESRSTYNLYDPVVRSTVQVYPGEWSAVYAYLDNPGMWNLRSQHLKNWYLGEELYVRVYDADPNPAKERPPPSNLLLCGAFAPSPPAAPPPKPSNAPSLQTAEGFHVACICIVATFLQISRGLSNFL, from the exons ATGTTCCAGTTCAAGGATCAAATTGGCACTTTTTCCTACTTCCCCTCACTCAAATTCCAGAAAGCTGGAGGAGCTTTTGGTCCGATTCGCGTGAATAATCGCGCAGTTATCCAAGTACCATTTCCGAAACCAGAAGCAGAATTTGATCTTCTCATTGGTGACTGGTACGAAAGAAGCTACAAG GAAGTTAGGTCCTTGATGAGCACCAAGACCATGGCCTACAACAGCACCCCTGataaaattttgatgaatgGAAAAGGCGCGTATTTGGTACCTCCTACAGAAGGCCATGAGTCTTTAAATGTTACAAAGG GGAAGACTTACAGAATTAGGATATCAAATGTTGGGACTACATGGAGCTTCAATTTTAGGATTCAAAGTCACAGAATGGTTTTGGTTGAAACAGAAGGATCCtatacaaataaaattacattggACTCTCTTGATGTTCATGTTGGGCAGTCCTACTCTGTGCTTGTCACAGCTGACCAAACTGTTTCAGACTATTACATGATGGCAAGTCCTAAACTGTTCAATGCTACAGATGTGAGCAAATTTGGCATTGGTGTACTGCATTATGATAACTCCACCACACCTGCCAGTGGGCCTCTTCCAACTGGTCCTGACCCATTCGATCGAGAATTCTCCATCAATCAAGCTAAGTCCATTAG GTTGAACTTGACCACAGGGGCTGCAAGGCCTAATCCGCAAGGATCCTTCAATGTACATAATGTGACATTGTCACAGACATTCATATTGCATTCATCCACTGCAGAGATTTTTGGTTTACCTCAGTTTACAGTCAACAATGTGTCTTACTTGGCCCCAGACACACCACTAAAGTTGGCTGATCAGTTTCTCAATGGGTCGGGAATTTACGATCTTGATAAATTTTCTACCAACTCTTCAAATGTTGAATCCGTACGTGGAGTTTTTGTTGCCACGGGGACCCATAAAGGGTGGATAGAACTTGTTTTCCAGAATGATTTGGAGGACATGGATGCTTGGCACTTGGATGGATTTGGATTCTTTGTTGTTGG TTTTGGAGCTGGAAAATGGAAGCCTGAGTCGCGCTCTACTTACAACCTTTATGATCCAGTCGTGCGATCTACTGTGCAAGTGTACCCTGGCGAATGGAGTGCAGTTTATGCATACCTTGACAACCCAGGAATGTGGAATTTGAGGTCACAACACCTGAAAAATTGGTATTTAGGGGAGGAGCTTTATGTGAGGGTGTATGATGCTGATCCCAACCCTGCCAAGGAAAGGCCTCCTCCATCTAACCTCCTTCTATGTG GAGCGTTTGCTCCTTCTCCGCCTGCAGCTCCGCCACCGAAGCCATCTAATGCACCATCTTTGCAAACAGCAGAAGG GTTTCACGTTGCTTGCATCTGCATTGTTGCAACATTCCTTCAAATTTCTCGAGGATTATCCAATTTTTTATAG
- the LOC103420723 gene encoding putative pentatricopeptide repeat-containing protein At3g49142 has protein sequence MRTLLKPLLAQDPRFVSFYAPIFQSLTGKNLLKLGQQVHAQMALRGFEPDAYLGAKMVAMYASSDDLDSAVAIFHRVNNPSTLLYNSIIRAYTLHGFSEETMEIYGRMHCLGLKGDNFTYPFVLKCCAELSRIWIGKCVHGLSLKVGLESDMYVGTSLINMYVKCCDMSDARRLFDKMTVRDVSSWNALIAGYMKDGEICLAEDLFGKMPGRNIVSWTAMISGYTQNGLAEQALFLFDEMLKKDSKVKPNWVTIMSVLPACAHSAALERGRKIHNFASRIGLESNVSIQTALLAMYAKCGSLLDARQCFERVRRTQNNLVAWNTMITAYASHGRGSEAVSTFEDMIVAGVQPDNITFTGLLSGCSHSGLVDVGLKYFDYMKRVYSVEPGVEHYACVVDLLGRAGRLAEAKDLINKMPMQAGPSIWGAMLSACRKHHNLEIAEIAARSLFILEPENSGNYVMLSNIYAEAGMWKEVDNLRVLLKAQGVKKNPGCSWTEVNGKAHLFLGGDTSHPQAKEIYEFLLDELPKKIKAAGYVPDTSFVLHDVSEEEKEHSLTTHSEKLAIAFGLLNTSPGVVLRVTKNLRICGDCHTATKLISRIYEREIIVRDLNRFHHFKDGNCSCGDYW, from the coding sequence ATGCGCACTCTCCTAAAACCACTTCTGGCACAAGATCCACGCTTCGTTTCATTCTATGCACCAATTTTTCAGTCCTTGACTGGCAAGAACTTGCTGAAACTAGGCCAACAAGTCCACGCCCAGATGGCCCTACGCGGGTTCGAACCCGATGCATATCTCGGCGCCAAGATGGTCGCAATGTATGCAAGCTCAGATGATCTCGACTCAGCTGTCGCTATCTTCCACAGAGTAAACAACCCATCAACGCTTCTGTATAATTCGATCATTCGGGCGTATACGCTACATGGGTTCTCTGAGGAAACCATGGAAATCTATGGCAGAATGCATTGTTTAGGGCTTAAAGGAGACAACTTTACGTACCCTTTTGTTCTCAAGTGTTGTGCGGAACTGTCGAGGATTTGGATTGGAAAATGTGTTCATGGGTTGAGTTTGAAAGTTGGGTTGGAATCTGATATGTATGTTGGGACTTCTTTGATCAACATGTATGTGAAATGCTGTGATATGAGCGATGCACGTAGGCTGTTCGATAAAATGACTGTGAGAGATGTTTCGTCTTGGAATGCGTTGATTGCCGGGTACATGAAAGATGGAGAGATTTGTCTTGCTGAGGATTTGTTTGGGAAAATGCCGGGCAGAAATATTGTTTCTTGGACGGCTATGATATCGGGGTACACTCAAAATGGGCTTGCGGAGCAAGCATTGTTTTTGTTTGATGAGATGTTGAAGAAAGATTCTAAGGTTAAGCCGAACTGGGTGACGATAATGAGTGTTCTTCCTGCATGTGCACATTCAGCTGCCCTCGAGCGAGGGAGAAAAATTCACAACTTTGCGAGCAGGATTGGTTTAGAGTCTAATGTTTCCATACAGACAGCACTCCTCGCAATGTATGCTAAATGTGGGAGCCTCTTGGATGCTCGTCAGTGTTTCGAAAGAGTACGTCGAACTCAAAATAATTTAGTTGCATGGAATACAATGATAACAGCTTATGCCTCACATGGACGCGGATCAGAAGCTGTTTCCACCTTTGAGGACATGATTGTGGCCGGAGTTCAACCTGATAACATTACATTCACAGGGTTGTTATCAGGATGCAGCCATTCAGGGCTCGTTGATGTTGGCCTAAAATACTTCGATTACATGAAAAGAGTATACTCTGTCGAACCAGGGGTTGAACATTATGCTTGTGTTGTTGATCTTCTGGGTCGTGCAGGGCGCTTGGCAGAAGCTAAAGATCTTATAAATAAAATGCCAATGCAAGCAGGGCCAAGCATTTGGGGTGCAATGTTATCGGCTTGTCGGAAACACCATAACTTGGAAATTGCCGAAATTGCAGCAAGAAGTCTATTCATCTTAGAACCAGAAAATAGTGGCAATTATGTCATGCTGTCAAACATATATGCTGAAGCCGGCATGTGGAAGGAAGTGGACAATTTGAGAGTTCTTTTGAAAGCTCAAGGCGTGAAGAAGAACCCTGGATGCAGTTGGACAGAGGTCAATGGGAAAGCTCACTTGTTTCTTGGTGGAGATACATCTCACCCTCAAGCAAAAGAAATTTACGAGTTCTTGCTGGACGAGTTACCGAAGAAAATTAAGGCAGCCGGTTATGTACCTGACACTAGCTTTGTTTTGCACGATGTTAGTGAAGAGGAGAAAGAACATAGCCTGACAACCCACAGTGAAAAGCTTGCCATTGCCTTTGGACTTCTTAATACTAGTCCTGGAGTAGTTCTTCGAGTGACCAAGAACCTTCGAATCTGTGGAGATTGCCACACGGCCACCAAGCTAATATCGAGAATCTACGAACGGGAGataattgtaagagacttgaaTCGCTTCCATCATTTTAAAGATGGGAACTGTTCCTGTGGAGATTATTGGTGA
- the LOC114825876 gene encoding metalloendoproteinase 2-MMP-like: MMVPRCGVPDVVNGTRKGSKKYNRKLKSLHGVSHYEFFFPGPLRWPSTQTHLRYRFASSARQVPGTENVRSICAQAFQRWAQVTTFTFEEVPSTSAADITIGFHRGNHGDRSPFDGFKGTYAHANPPGGGNFHFDADETWSANPGPNEIDLESVSVHEIGHLLGLNHNPDLPDGIMYPYFEYGMVKRDLNRDDIDGIRALYGLQ, translated from the coding sequence ATGATGGTGCCAAGATGTGGTGTGCCAGATGTTGTCAACGGCACGCGAAAGGGAAGCAAAAAGTACAACCGCAAACTCAAGTCCCTCCATGGAGTTTCTCATTATGAGTTCTTCTTTCCTGGACCGCTAAGATGGCCATCTACACAAACCCATCTGAGATATCGCTTTGCTTCCAGTGCAAGGCAAGTCCCCGGCACAGAGAATGTAAGGTCTATATGTGCACAAGCATTTCAGAGATGGGCACAAGTGACCACTTTTACATTTGAGGAAGTTCCTTCTACTTCAGCGGCTGACATTACCATTGGCTTCCACCGTGGCAACCATGGAGATAGGTCCCCATTTGACGGCTTCAAAGGGACTTACGCGCATGCGAATCCGCCTGGAGGTGGAAACTTCCATTTTGATGCAGATGAGACATGGAGTGCCAATCCAGGGCCGAATGAGATAGACTTGGAATCCGTTTCTGTACACGAAATAGGCCATCTTCTGGGGCTTAATCACAATCCTGACCTCCCCGATGGAATCATGTATCCCTACTTTGAATATGGGATGGTGAAACGTGATCTGAATAGGGATGATATTGATGGTATACGTGCTTTGTATGGTTTACAGTAG